A window of Pseudomonas alcaliphila JAB1 genomic DNA:
ATCATCTGCCCTCTCCCCCGCCCCCTCTCCCGCAAGCGGGAGAGGGGAGAAAGCGCGTTCGACTAGGCAGGCGAATAAGCTCGGAAAGGGCCTCAGCGTTTGGCGATGATGTACACCGCGTGGACGATGCCGGGGATGTAGCCGAGCAGGGTGAGCAGGATGTTCAGCCAGAACGCGCCGCCGAAACCGACCTGGAGAAACACGCCCAGCGGCGGCAGCAGGATGGCGATGAGGATGCGGATAAGGTCCATGCGGTACTCCTTTGCTTTCCAT
This region includes:
- a CDS encoding YqaE/Pmp3 family membrane protein, which codes for MDLIRILIAILLPPLGVFLQVGFGGAFWLNILLTLLGYIPGIVHAVYIIAKR